One genomic window of Salvelinus namaycush isolate Seneca chromosome 22, SaNama_1.0, whole genome shotgun sequence includes the following:
- the LOC120017964 gene encoding ribosomal protein 63, mitochondrial-like, producing MFLTMALLRKGISGKQWIGKYRRPRAITWQMKRNMLVHLEREAENEYWISRPYMTTEQERGHAAERRAQNWLKIKETKFQKFPEHKYVADHLSHLNTTKTWSS from the coding sequence ATGTTCCTCACCATGGCCCTGCTGAGGAAAGGCATCTCTGGGAAGCAGTGGATCGGGAAGTACCGCCGGCCACGTGCCATCACCTGGCAGATGAAACGCAACATGCTGGTGCACCTGGAACGCGAGGCAGAGAATGAGTATTGGATCTCCCGACCATACATGACCACAGAGCAGGAGCGAGGACACGCCGCTGAGCGCCGAGCACAGAACTGGCTCAAAATTAAGGAGACCAAGTTTCAGAAGTTTCCAGAACATAAATATGTTGCGGATCATCTAAGTCACCTCAACACAACCAAGACATGGTCCAGTTAA